One genomic segment of Amycolatopsis granulosa includes these proteins:
- a CDS encoding STAS domain-containing protein, producing the protein MAPPETRPAPVQRGIPVPRAKDVPEAMPFTVDVSQPERHTLLVEVGGDVDLASAPQLADVLSRRFRGPVTLLVLDLSEVSFFGTAGLSVLVETQYAAARRGVALRVTGTGARPVERALRAAGMLYSLPHSDEPAEDVVLRHVAEQSVGRAPW; encoded by the coding sequence ATGGCTCCTCCGGAAACCCGTCCCGCACCGGTCCAGCGGGGCATCCCCGTTCCGCGGGCGAAGGACGTCCCGGAAGCGATGCCGTTCACCGTCGACGTGTCCCAGCCCGAGCGGCACACGCTGCTCGTCGAGGTCGGCGGCGATGTGGACCTGGCCAGCGCACCACAGCTGGCGGACGTGCTCAGCCGCCGTTTCCGCGGCCCGGTGACACTCCTCGTGCTGGACCTGTCCGAGGTCAGCTTCTTCGGCACGGCGGGCCTGAGCGTGCTGGTCGAGACGCAGTACGCCGCCGCGCGGCGCGGTGTCGCGCTGCGTGTCACCGGCACCGGCGCCCGCCCGGTCGAGCGTGCGCTGCGGGCGGCCGGCATGCTGTACAGCCTGCCGCACTCCGACGAGCCCGCCGAGGATGTCGTGCTCCGGCACGTGGCCGAGCAGAGCGTGGGCCGGGCGCCCTGGTGA
- the uvrA gene encoding excinuclease ABC subunit UvrA gives MADRLVVRGAREHNLRGVDLDLPRDSLIVFTGLSGSGKSSLAFDTIFAEGQRRYVESLSAYARQFLGQMDKPDVDFIEGLSPAVSIDQKSTSRNPRSTVGTITEVYDYLRLLYARAGKAHCPQCGEPISKQTPQQIVDQVLAMEQGTRFQVLAPVVRGRKGEYLDLFSNLQQQGYSRARIDGQVYQLTDPPKLKKQEKHHIGVVVDRLTVKASAKQRLTDSVETALRLADGLVELEFVDLPEGDPHRIRGFSENLACPNGHPLTIEDLEPRSFSFNSPYGACPECTGIGIRKEVDPELVVPDDELSLAEGAIAPWSGGQSAEYFQRLLESLSETIGFRMDTPWRKLPAKAQKAVLHGVDDQVHVRYRNRYGRQRSYYASFEGVIPFLERRLEQTESEYMRERYEGYMREVPCPACQGSRLKPEILAVTLEHAERGERSIAEVCALSIEEASEFLDGLKLGSREAMIAGAVLKEIQARLRFLLDVGLNYLSLDRASATLSGGEAQRIRLATQIGSGLVGVLYVLDEPSIGLHQRDNRRLIDTLTRLRDLGNTLIVVEHDEDTIRASDWVVDIGPGAGEHGGHIVHTGPFSKLLRNKDSLTGAYLSGREVIPVPEIRRPVSKKRQLTVVGAREHNLRGVDVSFPLGCLVSVTGVSGSGKSTLVNDILATVLANKLNGARQVPGRHTRVRGLDLVDKLVRVDQSPIGRTPRSNPATYTGVWDHVRKLFAATTEAKVRGYQPGRFSFNVKGGRCEACAGDGTIKIEMNFLPDVYVPCEVCKGARYNRETLEVHYKGKTVSDVLDMPIEEAAEFFEPIKAIHRHLQTLVDVGLGYVRLGQPAPTLSGGEAQRVKLASELQKRSTGKTVYILDEPTTGLHFEDIRKLLGVINGLVDKGNTVIVIEHNLDVIKTSDWVIDLGPEGGSGGGTIVAEGTPEHVATVEGSYTGKFLQELLT, from the coding sequence GTGGCTGATCGCCTCGTTGTTCGCGGTGCGCGCGAGCACAACCTCCGCGGCGTCGACCTCGACCTGCCCCGGGACAGCCTGATCGTGTTCACCGGCCTGTCCGGGTCCGGCAAGTCGAGCCTGGCCTTCGACACGATCTTCGCCGAGGGCCAGCGGCGGTACGTGGAGTCGCTGTCGGCCTACGCGAGGCAGTTCCTCGGGCAGATGGACAAGCCCGACGTGGACTTCATCGAGGGGCTCTCGCCCGCGGTGTCGATCGACCAGAAGTCCACCTCGCGCAACCCGCGCTCCACCGTGGGCACGATCACCGAGGTCTACGACTACCTGCGGCTGCTCTACGCGCGCGCCGGCAAGGCGCACTGCCCGCAGTGCGGCGAGCCGATCAGCAAGCAGACCCCCCAGCAGATCGTCGACCAGGTGCTGGCCATGGAGCAGGGCACCCGGTTCCAGGTGCTCGCGCCGGTCGTGCGTGGCCGCAAGGGGGAGTACCTCGACCTGTTCAGCAACCTGCAGCAGCAGGGCTATTCGCGGGCGCGCATCGACGGGCAGGTGTACCAGCTCACCGACCCGCCGAAGCTGAAGAAGCAGGAGAAGCACCACATCGGTGTCGTGGTCGACCGGCTCACCGTCAAGGCCTCGGCCAAGCAGCGGCTCACCGACTCGGTCGAGACCGCGCTGCGGCTGGCCGACGGCCTGGTCGAGCTGGAGTTCGTCGACCTGCCCGAGGGCGACCCGCACCGCATCCGCGGGTTCTCCGAGAACCTGGCGTGCCCGAACGGCCACCCGCTGACGATCGAGGACCTCGAACCCCGCTCGTTCTCGTTCAACTCGCCCTACGGCGCCTGTCCGGAGTGCACCGGCATCGGCATCCGCAAGGAGGTCGACCCGGAGCTGGTGGTACCCGACGACGAGCTGTCGCTGGCCGAGGGCGCGATCGCGCCGTGGTCGGGCGGGCAGAGCGCCGAGTACTTCCAGCGGTTGCTGGAGTCGCTGTCGGAGACCATCGGCTTCCGCATGGACACGCCGTGGCGCAAGCTGCCGGCCAAGGCGCAGAAGGCGGTCCTGCACGGCGTCGACGACCAGGTGCACGTTCGCTACCGCAACCGGTACGGCCGTCAGCGCAGCTACTACGCCAGCTTCGAAGGCGTCATCCCGTTCCTGGAGCGGCGCCTCGAGCAGACCGAGTCCGAGTACATGCGCGAGCGGTACGAGGGCTACATGCGCGAGGTTCCGTGCCCCGCGTGCCAGGGCAGCCGGCTCAAGCCGGAGATCCTCGCGGTCACGCTCGAGCACGCCGAGCGCGGCGAGCGGTCCATCGCCGAGGTGTGCGCCCTGTCGATCGAGGAGGCGTCGGAGTTCCTCGACGGGCTCAAGCTGGGCTCGCGCGAGGCGATGATCGCCGGTGCGGTGCTCAAGGAGATCCAGGCGCGGCTGCGGTTCCTGCTGGACGTGGGCCTGAACTACCTGTCACTGGACCGGGCCTCGGCCACGCTGTCCGGTGGCGAGGCCCAGCGGATCCGCCTCGCCACGCAGATCGGGTCCGGTCTGGTCGGTGTGCTCTACGTGCTGGACGAGCCGTCCATCGGCCTGCACCAGCGGGACAACCGCCGCCTGATCGACACCCTGACCCGGCTGCGCGACCTGGGCAACACACTGATCGTGGTCGAGCACGACGAGGACACCATCCGCGCCAGCGACTGGGTGGTCGACATCGGCCCGGGCGCGGGGGAGCACGGCGGGCACATCGTCCACACCGGACCGTTCAGCAAGCTGCTCAGGAACAAGGACTCCCTGACCGGTGCGTACCTGTCCGGGCGCGAGGTCATCCCGGTGCCGGAGATCCGCCGGCCGGTCAGCAAGAAGCGCCAGCTGACCGTGGTGGGTGCGCGCGAGCACAACCTGCGCGGCGTGGACGTGTCGTTCCCGCTGGGCTGCCTGGTGTCGGTCACCGGCGTGTCCGGGTCGGGCAAGTCGACGCTGGTCAACGACATCCTGGCCACCGTGCTGGCGAACAAGCTCAACGGCGCCCGCCAGGTGCCGGGACGGCACACCCGGGTGCGCGGTCTGGACCTGGTGGACAAGCTGGTGCGCGTCGACCAGTCGCCGATCGGTCGTACGCCGCGGTCCAACCCGGCCACCTACACCGGCGTGTGGGACCACGTGCGCAAGCTCTTCGCGGCCACCACCGAGGCGAAGGTGCGCGGCTACCAGCCGGGCCGGTTCTCGTTCAACGTCAAGGGCGGCCGCTGCGAGGCGTGTGCCGGGGACGGCACGATCAAGATCGAGATGAACTTCCTGCCCGACGTGTACGTGCCGTGCGAGGTCTGCAAGGGCGCCCGGTACAACCGCGAGACGCTCGAGGTGCACTACAAGGGCAAGACGGTCTCCGATGTCCTCGACATGCCGATCGAGGAGGCCGCCGAGTTCTTCGAGCCGATCAAGGCGATCCACCGGCACCTCCAGACCCTGGTGGACGTGGGCCTGGGCTACGTCCGGCTCGGTCAGCCCGCGCCGACGCTGTCCGGCGGCGAGGCGCAGCGCGTCAAGCTGGCCAGTGAGCTGCAGAAGCGCTCGACCGGCAAGACGGTGTACATCCTCGACGAGCCCACCACCGGTCTGCACTTCGAGGACATCCGCAAGCTGCTGGGTGTCATCAACGGCCTGGTGGACAAGGGCAACACGGTGATCGTGATCGAGCACAACCTGGACGTGATCAAGACGTCGGACTGGGTGATCGACCTCGGCCCCGAAGGCGGTTCCGGCGGCGGCACCATCGTCGCGGAGGGCACGCCCGAGCACGTCGCCACGGTGGAGGGCAGCTACACCGGCAAGTTCCTGCAGGAGCTGCTCACCTGA
- a CDS encoding acyltransferase family protein → MPSSLPETPQRRSTRRISWDAVRVLAVLSVVLGHITHQGPLAHPELNDYPVRISAQFGAAILMVVSAFFVCQTIRRGGTGRWMWKKTARLLPPYLVAVVVTYFVMRGADASFNGQGFGGGWWDTLFGPTSDGVAWASSWYVPVGWDLLVNLTMIQSWHAGFIWLDGSYWTLPVQLMVFAGAALLWSRTRWFRSPHAARHAKLLLWAMTLVPLVLRFWVLGVNNPSPWAFSLVFGFGLHRLHAFAAGIAVWLWSRDRMSTPHLALLLAAAVAAQDLHLYPFHVALPTDPARLPSDIGFAVVLVLVCAAAKGPDWTFLRPVAPAIGWLAGISYGVYLLHQELGYILAKALQLAGLPGWARLPLVLGAAIGAGWLLTKLVERPAHRWLTTPRVTAPSPRRAPDDLVGEEPNGPAPVSVGGSS, encoded by the coding sequence GTGCCGAGTTCCCTCCCCGAAACCCCCCAGCGCAGGAGCACCCGACGCATCAGCTGGGACGCGGTGCGCGTCCTCGCCGTCCTGTCCGTGGTGCTCGGGCACATCACGCACCAGGGTCCGCTGGCCCACCCCGAGCTGAACGACTACCCGGTCCGGATCAGCGCCCAGTTCGGCGCGGCGATCCTGATGGTCGTCTCGGCGTTCTTCGTCTGCCAGACGATCCGGCGTGGCGGCACCGGCAGGTGGATGTGGAAGAAGACCGCGCGGCTGCTCCCGCCGTACCTGGTCGCGGTGGTCGTCACCTACTTCGTGATGCGCGGGGCGGACGCCTCGTTCAACGGCCAGGGGTTCGGTGGCGGCTGGTGGGACACGCTGTTCGGCCCCACCAGCGACGGGGTGGCGTGGGCGAGCTCGTGGTACGTCCCGGTCGGCTGGGACCTGCTCGTCAACCTGACCATGATCCAGAGCTGGCACGCGGGTTTCATCTGGCTCGACGGCTCCTACTGGACGCTGCCCGTGCAGCTCATGGTCTTCGCCGGTGCCGCGCTGCTGTGGTCGCGCACCCGCTGGTTCCGCTCGCCGCACGCCGCCCGGCACGCGAAGCTGCTGCTGTGGGCGATGACGCTGGTGCCGCTGGTGCTGCGGTTCTGGGTCCTGGGGGTGAACAACCCGTCACCGTGGGCGTTCTCGCTCGTGTTCGGGTTCGGGCTGCACCGGCTGCACGCGTTCGCCGCGGGAATCGCGGTGTGGCTGTGGTCGCGGGACCGGATGTCCACGCCGCACCTGGCCCTGCTGCTGGCCGCCGCGGTCGCCGCCCAGGACCTGCACCTCTACCCGTTCCACGTGGCGCTGCCCACCGACCCGGCGCGGCTGCCCTCCGACATCGGGTTCGCCGTGGTGCTGGTGCTGGTGTGCGCGGCGGCGAAGGGCCCGGACTGGACGTTCCTGCGGCCGGTCGCGCCGGCCATCGGGTGGCTGGCCGGAATTTCCTACGGTGTGTACCTGTTGCACCAGGAACTGGGCTACATCCTGGCCAAGGCGCTGCAGCTCGCGGGTCTGCCGGGCTGGGCGCGGCTGCCGCTCGTGCTGGGGGCGGCGATCGGCGCCGGATGGCTGCTCACGAAGCTCGTCGAACGGCCGGCCCACCGCTGGCTGACCACGCCGCGCGTCACCGCGCCGTCACCGCGGAGGGCTCCGGACGACCTCGTCGGTGAGGAGCCGAACGGTCCGGCTCCGGTTTCTGTCGGTGGGTCGTCCTAG
- the rnhA gene encoding ribonuclease HI, translating into MQEDGPVVDIYTDGACSGNPGPGGWGAVLRYGQHEKELYGAEPGTTTNNRMELMAPIRALEALTRPSVVRVYTDSSYVRNGVLQWMPRWKTNGWQTAAREPVKNADLWQRLDAAIGHHEVQWHWVKGHAGHPDNERADRLAVRGAHEAGRRT; encoded by the coding sequence GTGCAGGAGGACGGGCCGGTCGTGGACATCTACACGGACGGCGCGTGCAGCGGAAACCCCGGGCCCGGCGGGTGGGGCGCGGTGCTGCGGTACGGGCAGCACGAGAAGGAGCTCTACGGAGCCGAGCCGGGCACGACGACGAACAACCGCATGGAGCTGATGGCGCCGATCCGCGCGCTGGAGGCGTTGACGCGGCCGTCGGTGGTGCGCGTGTACACCGATTCGAGTTATGTCCGCAACGGTGTCCTGCAATGGATGCCGCGGTGGAAGACCAACGGCTGGCAGACGGCGGCGCGGGAGCCGGTGAAGAACGCGGACCTGTGGCAGCGCCTCGACGCGGCGATCGGCCACCACGAGGTCCAGTGGCACTGGGTCAAGGGTCACGCGGGCCATCCCGACAACGAACGCGCCGACCGGCTGGCGGTGCGCGGAGCACACGAGGCCGGCCGGCGAACGTGA
- a CDS encoding YbjQ family protein, with product MNQPYPQQQQQPQPRFPILLSTMNDLPGYRVMRVYGEVFGLTVRSRNMFSNFGAGLKAMAGGELKGLSKLLSDSRHEALGRLCQEAMAFGANAVLGMRFDCNEIAQTASEIAAYGTAVYVVPDGTDTGAQQQYQQQGQVQQGHPQQQ from the coding sequence ATGAACCAGCCTTACCCACAGCAACAGCAGCAGCCGCAGCCGCGGTTTCCGATCCTGCTGTCCACCATGAATGATCTGCCCGGGTACCGGGTCATGCGCGTGTACGGCGAGGTGTTCGGGCTGACGGTGCGCAGCCGCAACATGTTCTCCAACTTCGGCGCCGGGCTGAAAGCGATGGCGGGTGGCGAGCTGAAGGGCCTGTCCAAGCTGCTGTCCGACTCGCGGCACGAGGCGCTGGGGCGGCTCTGTCAGGAAGCGATGGCATTCGGCGCGAACGCGGTGCTCGGCATGCGGTTCGACTGCAACGAAATCGCCCAGACCGCGAGCGAGATCGCCGCCTACGGCACGGCGGTGTACGTGGTGCCCGACGGTACCGACACCGGCGCGCAGCAGCAGTACCAGCAGCAGGGTCAGGTCCAGCAAGGTCACCCGCAGCAGCAGTGA
- a CDS encoding MBL fold metallo-hydrolase, which produces MNVVEDYTGHVEPGGDAARRVLDALTITKLSVGPMDNNAYLLVCRRQNEALLIDAAADPERISDLVGHGPDRPALRTVVTTHQHPDHWQALGAVAGAYGANTAAHPLDASVLPVPPDFLVEHGDTLTVGDCTLEVIHLRGHTPGSIALLYRDADGSTHLFTGDSLFPGGVGKTATPADFESLIGDVESRVFDRLPDETWFYPGHGDDSTLGAERPKLAEWRQRGW; this is translated from the coding sequence GTGAACGTCGTAGAGGACTACACCGGCCACGTCGAGCCGGGCGGGGACGCGGCCCGGCGCGTGCTGGACGCCCTGACCATCACCAAGCTGTCGGTCGGGCCCATGGACAACAACGCCTACCTGCTGGTTTGCCGCCGGCAGAACGAGGCGCTGCTGATCGACGCCGCGGCGGACCCGGAGCGGATCTCCGATCTGGTGGGCCACGGCCCGGACCGTCCGGCGCTGCGCACGGTCGTCACCACGCACCAGCACCCCGATCACTGGCAGGCGCTCGGCGCCGTCGCCGGCGCATACGGTGCGAACACGGCGGCTCACCCGTTGGACGCATCCGTGTTGCCCGTGCCGCCGGACTTCCTGGTCGAACACGGCGACACGCTCACGGTGGGTGACTGCACTCTTGAGGTGATTCACCTCCGCGGGCACACCCCCGGCTCGATCGCGTTGTTGTACCGCGATGCGGACGGCAGCACGCACCTGTTCACCGGGGACTCGCTCTTCCCCGGCGGCGTGGGGAAGACGGCCACACCGGCGGACTTCGAGTCCCTGATCGGCGACGTGGAGTCCCGGGTGTTCGACAGGCTCCCGGACGAAACCTGGTTCTACCCGGGGCACGGGGACGACTCGACGCTGGGTGCGGAGCGGCCGAAGCTGGCCGAGTGGCGGCAGCGGGGCTGGTGA
- a CDS encoding SRPBCC family protein produces MRVNAYQFRDTWLLSAPVPQVFDAVTDVAGYPRWWPDVRAVSQVDDDTAELVCRAALPYALVIRMRRDEEDVNRGRLRVHLTGDLEGELAAVVLRRPGGTRLEITQHVIATKRLLRALSPLARPLFQVNHALMMRRGLRGLQSHLATSTR; encoded by the coding sequence ATGCGGGTCAATGCCTACCAGTTCCGGGACACCTGGCTGCTCTCCGCGCCGGTGCCTCAGGTGTTCGACGCGGTCACCGACGTCGCGGGCTACCCGCGGTGGTGGCCGGACGTCCGCGCGGTGAGCCAGGTGGACGACGACACCGCGGAGCTCGTGTGCCGGGCCGCGCTGCCTTACGCCCTGGTCATCCGGATGCGGCGCGACGAAGAGGACGTGAACCGCGGCCGGTTGCGGGTGCACCTGACCGGTGACCTGGAAGGTGAGCTCGCCGCGGTCGTCCTGCGGCGCCCGGGCGGCACCCGGCTGGAGATCACCCAGCACGTGATCGCCACCAAACGGCTGCTGCGTGCGCTGTCCCCGCTGGCCCGGCCGCTGTTCCAGGTCAACCACGCGCTGATGATGCGGCGTGGCCTGCGGGGGCTCCAGAGCCACCTCGCCACGAGCACGCGATGA
- a CDS encoding ABC transporter permease — protein MNGATLHAGPLLAVVLVALVVAGALAVWLGRLGPGWAVVTAAGRAVTQLAAVSLLITVVLRSGWWTGLFVLLMFTVAAVTSTRRVGLPLGRLPWVALALASGVLPVLALVLGLGVVPLRPIAVVPIAGIVIGGTMTATSQAARRALDELTARRGEYEAALALGFLRRAAALEICRPTAGQALIPALDQTRTVGLVTLPGAFVGVLLGGAGPVQAGVTQVLVLLGLLAAESIAVLVTVELVAAGLIDRR, from the coding sequence GTGAACGGAGCGACCCTGCACGCCGGCCCTCTGCTGGCCGTCGTCCTCGTCGCGCTCGTGGTGGCCGGTGCGCTCGCGGTCTGGCTGGGGCGGCTCGGGCCGGGCTGGGCGGTGGTGACCGCGGCGGGGCGCGCTGTCACCCAGCTCGCCGCGGTGTCGCTGCTGATCACCGTGGTGCTGCGGTCGGGCTGGTGGACCGGGCTGTTCGTGCTGCTGATGTTCACCGTCGCCGCCGTGACCTCGACCCGCCGGGTCGGGCTTCCGCTGGGACGGTTGCCGTGGGTCGCGCTGGCCCTGGCGAGCGGGGTGCTGCCGGTGCTCGCGCTCGTACTGGGGCTCGGTGTGGTGCCCCTGCGGCCGATCGCGGTCGTGCCGATCGCCGGCATCGTCATCGGCGGCACGATGACCGCGACCTCCCAGGCCGCGCGGCGGGCCCTCGACGAGCTGACCGCGCGGCGCGGCGAGTACGAGGCCGCCCTCGCGCTCGGGTTCCTGCGGCGCGCCGCGGCACTGGAGATCTGCCGCCCGACCGCGGGCCAGGCGCTGATCCCGGCGCTCGACCAGACCCGCACCGTCGGCCTCGTCACCTTGCCGGGCGCCTTCGTCGGCGTGCTGCTGGGCGGGGCCGGGCCGGTGCAGGCCGGGGTGACGCAGGTGCTGGTCCTGCTCGGCCTGCTGGCGGCCGAGTCGATCGCGGTGCTGGTGACCGTCGAGCTGGTCGCGGCGGGACTGATCGATCGCCGCTAG
- a CDS encoding MmpS family transport accessory protein, which translates to MGVVPTVRPSPGPRRPLASSMAVFAALGVVLTVGLTSLLVAGQRSTDPEVGSLSGAGAPIVAPGAPAPEVSYQVTYELTGGAHALNVTYVAQGADIAQVLDTRTPWSASLVRTGAQGAHQYFSLTAQSAGGGLLTCRIVVDGVVVSERSVSAPQGMVRCSKSLP; encoded by the coding sequence ATGGGTGTTGTTCCCACCGTGCGCCCCAGTCCGGGACCGCGGCGGCCGCTGGCCAGCTCGATGGCGGTGTTCGCCGCCCTCGGCGTGGTCCTGACGGTCGGCCTCACCTCGCTGCTCGTGGCGGGCCAGCGGTCCACCGATCCGGAGGTGGGCTCGCTGAGCGGCGCCGGCGCACCGATCGTGGCTCCGGGCGCACCCGCCCCGGAGGTGTCCTACCAGGTCACCTACGAGCTGACCGGTGGGGCGCACGCGCTCAACGTCACCTACGTGGCGCAGGGCGCCGACATCGCGCAGGTTCTGGACACCCGCACGCCGTGGTCGGCGTCCCTGGTGCGGACCGGGGCGCAGGGTGCCCACCAGTACTTCAGCCTCACCGCGCAAAGTGCCGGTGGCGGCCTGCTGACCTGCCGGATCGTCGTCGACGGCGTGGTGGTCAGCGAGCGGTCGGTGTCGGCGCCGCAGGGGATGGTGCGCTGCTCGAAGTCCCTGCCCTGA
- a CDS encoding mycothiol transferase, with product MTVADLLIDGFGRIREVVHGAVDGLTADQLAERLDRDANSVAWLVWHLTRVQDDHIADLAGTRQVWTEQGWHDRFGLPFGRGATGYGHRSEDVAAVRAEAKLLTGYHDAVHDSTVAWLRGLREPELDRVVDEAWDPPVTLGVRLVSILSDDLQHAGQAAFVRGIVERR from the coding sequence ATGACTGTTGCGGACTTGCTGATCGACGGGTTCGGCCGCATCCGGGAGGTCGTGCACGGGGCGGTCGACGGGCTGACCGCGGACCAGCTCGCCGAGCGTCTCGACCGGGACGCGAACTCGGTCGCGTGGCTGGTCTGGCACCTCACGCGGGTGCAGGACGACCACATCGCCGACCTGGCCGGTACCCGCCAGGTGTGGACCGAGCAGGGCTGGCACGACCGGTTCGGGTTGCCGTTCGGCCGGGGCGCGACCGGCTACGGCCACCGGTCGGAGGACGTCGCCGCGGTGCGCGCCGAAGCCAAACTGCTCACCGGCTACCACGACGCGGTGCACGACTCGACGGTGGCGTGGCTGCGCGGGTTGCGCGAGCCGGAGCTGGACCGGGTGGTCGACGAGGCGTGGGACCCGCCGGTGACCCTGGGCGTCCGGCTGGTGAGCATCCTGTCCGACGACCTGCAGCACGCCGGCCAGGCCGCGTTCGTCCGTGGCATCGTGGAGCGCCGCTAG
- a CDS encoding serine/threonine-protein kinase, whose protein sequence is MSEAALDDDGEPVWDMAEGAECPGRTRAVRRLGVGWRCETWLVWSVPLWCPMVLKLPRPHMREHPRAVRALRREVTALSGPPHPGLPRLITDGTAEPLPHLLFEYLDGPDLDDVLDEVGPLAGAEAALLGVQLLSAVAAVHREGLAHLDVKPGNVVLRDGKPVLIDFGSARALGSPQPPGHPIGTRGYTSPEQEACLTVSPGMDVYGVGATLHAVVTGHRPGTGGQPCPPMLTGLLATDPARRLDVSDAIAALLEWIPAEFRPWPEWADAYLGGA, encoded by the coding sequence ATGAGCGAAGCCGCGCTCGACGACGACGGCGAACCGGTGTGGGACATGGCGGAGGGCGCCGAGTGCCCCGGCCGGACCCGCGCGGTGCGCCGGCTCGGGGTGGGCTGGCGCTGCGAGACCTGGCTCGTGTGGTCGGTCCCGCTGTGGTGCCCGATGGTGCTGAAACTTCCGCGCCCGCACATGCGCGAGCACCCGCGCGCGGTACGCGCGTTGCGGCGGGAGGTGACGGCGCTGTCCGGGCCACCACACCCGGGGCTGCCGAGGCTGATCACGGACGGTACCGCCGAACCGCTGCCCCACCTGCTGTTCGAGTACCTCGATGGTCCCGACCTCGACGACGTCCTGGACGAGGTCGGCCCGCTGGCCGGAGCCGAGGCGGCGTTGCTGGGGGTGCAGCTGCTGTCGGCGGTGGCGGCGGTGCACCGGGAAGGCCTGGCGCATCTGGACGTCAAGCCCGGCAACGTCGTCCTGCGCGACGGCAAACCGGTCCTCATCGACTTCGGCAGCGCACGTGCGCTCGGATCGCCCCAACCACCGGGACATCCGATCGGGACCCGTGGCTACACATCCCCCGAGCAGGAGGCGTGCCTGACGGTGTCACCGGGGATGGACGTCTACGGGGTCGGGGCGACCCTGCACGCGGTCGTGACCGGGCACCGGCCGGGAACGGGCGGCCAACCCTGCCCGCCGATGCTGACGGGACTGCTCGCGACCGATCCGGCGCGGCGCCTGGACGTCAGCGACGCGATCGCCGCGCTCCTCGAGTGGATTCCGGCGGAGTTCCGGCCATGGCCGGAGTGGGCCGACGCCTACCTCGGTGGAGCGTGA
- a CDS encoding NlpC/P60 family protein yields the protein MRQSPQPKSGRKLLRAGVTSAVLAAALAGAAGPAFASTAAPTDTAPAVAPASITGTSVGATALRDALTQLGKPYVWGAAGPNAYDCSGLVQWAFKQAGVNLPHSSRAQSTMGTPVALSQLRPGDLVFFYTPVSHVGIYVGDGKIVHASTAGQPVKISSMAGMPFHNARRI from the coding sequence ATGCGACAGTCCCCGCAGCCGAAGTCCGGCCGCAAACTCCTGCGCGCCGGTGTCACCAGCGCCGTGCTGGCGGCCGCGCTCGCCGGTGCTGCCGGCCCGGCGTTCGCCAGCACGGCCGCCCCGACCGACACCGCACCGGCCGTCGCGCCGGCCTCGATCACCGGCACCAGCGTCGGCGCGACCGCCCTGCGCGACGCGCTCACCCAGCTGGGCAAGCCCTACGTCTGGGGTGCCGCGGGTCCCAACGCCTACGACTGCTCCGGCCTCGTCCAGTGGGCCTTCAAGCAGGCCGGGGTGAACCTCCCGCACAGCTCCCGCGCTCAGTCCACGATGGGCACCCCGGTCGCGCTGTCCCAGCTGCGGCCCGGTGATCTGGTGTTCTTCTACACGCCGGTCAGCCACGTCGGCATCTACGTCGGCGACGGCAAGATCGTGCACGCCAGCACCGCCGGTCAGCCGGTGAAGATCTCCTCGATGGCCGGCATGCCCTTCCACAACGCCCGCCGGATCTGA